In Pedobacter heparinus DSM 2366, the following are encoded in one genomic region:
- a CDS encoding 6-phosphogluconolactonase: MIKEFLKDKLKVKVYNTRGEMGTSAADLAAQCLRELLQHKDEVNIIFAAAASQNEFLEAIAVEKDIAWNRVNAFHMDEYTGLPVTHPQRFGNFLNKKIFSKLPLKKVYYLNEDGNDTEAESRRYAALLEKMPPDITFMGIGENTHLAFNDPHVADFNDPVLVKIIDLDEPCKVQQVHDGCFPTVAEVPSLAYTLTIPALLQSKYIFCMVPGKNKAQAVKYTLNESITAKYPSTSLRTHSDATLFLDQDSASLIL, translated from the coding sequence ATGATTAAAGAATTTTTAAAAGACAAGTTAAAAGTTAAGGTTTACAATACGAGGGGAGAAATGGGGACAAGCGCTGCTGATTTGGCAGCGCAATGCCTCAGGGAATTGTTGCAGCACAAAGATGAGGTAAACATCATCTTTGCTGCTGCAGCTTCTCAGAATGAGTTTCTTGAGGCCATTGCAGTTGAAAAGGACATTGCCTGGAACCGCGTAAATGCTTTTCATATGGATGAATATACCGGTTTGCCTGTAACACATCCCCAGCGCTTCGGCAATTTTCTGAACAAGAAGATCTTTTCAAAACTGCCCCTTAAAAAGGTGTATTACCTGAATGAAGATGGTAACGATACTGAAGCAGAAAGCAGGCGTTATGCAGCTTTACTGGAAAAGATGCCCCCGGATATTACCTTTATGGGCATAGGCGAAAACACACACCTGGCATTTAATGATCCGCATGTGGCCGATTTTAACGATCCGGTACTGGTCAAGATCATCGATCTGGACGAACCCTGCAAAGTACAGCAGGTACATGACGGTTGTTTCCCTACGGTAGCTGAGGTGCCTTCCCTGGCTTATACCTTGACCATTCCGGCCTTGCTGCAGTCGAAGTACATCTTTTGTATGGTGCCAGGTAAAAATAAAGCACAGGCGGTAAAATATACACTCAATGAGTCCATTACTGCAAAATATCCTTCTACATCCTTAAGGACCCATTCCGACGCAACGCTATTTTTAGATCAGGACAGTGCATCATTAATCCTTTAA
- a CDS encoding serine hydrolase, whose amino-acid sequence MKQILIALLLFPVLAFAQQIKTDHKLEKELNTLISGFKGTVGIYTMNLKTGKQAGIYTDSIFPTASIVKVPILIGLFDKIEKGELSYHQPLMYRDSIKYGGSGIMQFFKDSSATELSVLANLMMTYSDNTTSLWNQRLAGGGARINEVLEQYGFKDTRVNSRTKGREAIWKIYGWGQTTPREMATLLVKIRKGEIISKAASERMYRLMTKGYYDENALAQIPPYVQAAAKSGAVNESRSEVVLVNAPHGDYVFYVGTKNIKDQSWTPDNEAEQLIRKVSALLWKYYEPAGLR is encoded by the coding sequence ATGAAACAAATACTTATTGCTTTACTGTTATTCCCGGTGCTTGCTTTCGCCCAGCAAATCAAAACAGACCATAAACTAGAAAAAGAACTCAATACCCTGATCAGTGGTTTTAAGGGTACGGTAGGTATTTATACCATGAACCTTAAAACAGGTAAACAGGCCGGTATCTATACTGACAGTATTTTTCCTACAGCCAGTATTGTTAAAGTGCCCATCCTGATTGGATTGTTCGATAAAATCGAAAAAGGGGAGCTCAGTTACCATCAGCCTTTAATGTACCGGGATTCTATCAAGTATGGGGGTTCAGGGATTATGCAGTTCTTTAAGGACAGCTCGGCAACTGAACTGAGTGTGCTGGCCAATTTAATGATGACCTACAGCGACAATACCACCTCTTTATGGAACCAGCGTTTGGCTGGCGGGGGCGCGCGCATTAACGAAGTCCTGGAACAATATGGTTTTAAAGATACACGTGTAAACTCCCGTACAAAGGGCCGGGAAGCGATCTGGAAAATATACGGATGGGGGCAAACCACACCACGTGAGATGGCTACTTTGCTGGTAAAGATCCGCAAAGGTGAAATCATCAGTAAAGCTGCCAGTGAGAGAATGTACAGGTTGATGACCAAGGGCTATTACGATGAAAACGCCCTGGCACAAATACCGCCTTATGTACAGGCCGCGGCTAAAAGTGGTGCGGTAAATGAATCCCGCTCTGAAGTGGTACTGGTAAATGCACCGCATGGTGATTATGTGTTTTATGTAGGTACAAAAAACATAAAAGACCAGAGCTGGACACCCGATAATGAAGCCGAACAGCTGATCCGTAAGGTATCGGCACTATTATGGAAATATTATGAGCCTGCGGGGCTTCGATAA
- a CDS encoding glycoside hydrolase family 88/105 protein, whose amino-acid sequence MNLFSRLFFVIAGTLILTGASLAVSAQSNDALSVAKKVADKVIADTRFAFTLVPQKDVLGLQVIDFRNLQPASAQQVYAKSQLTAISDTTVSFGLSYAGKLSIWLNRKQVYHEENPVIQIPKEISYNRFTFNKSFSARLKKGDNEVVICYTPGANALPVVFLMPATKEGDLDAAAKFSSGIKEDNQNTAWMLLGPVSNTRLPEKGMPDYTMEKGRVLTWAKSSQRFIPELETPATAAYQRDPYTDWHYSHGTMVWSIMALDNNGKYSAFARQYINFTLRQLPYSDYQYNNLFAWRGSYHRIFRRTMLDDTGAPVLPFAEQYLREKDDKVRELVMPIGAYVAKEQLRLKDGTFCRPEPVESTVWADDLFMSVPFLLQMAKITADAKYYDDAAKQVLNFRKYLLDPATGLYKHAWFNHSQQRSAAYWGRANGWVVWATAELLEKLPKNHPAYQQVLQNFRQQMKVLISYQNKNGFWHQVLDRADSYEETSCTALFTLALARGVRQGWLSPAYKKNAIAGWQAVKTKIDENGVVQGICQGTDIGYDQEFYMKRKTIDNDPRGMGAVITAGIEISKLQ is encoded by the coding sequence ATGAACTTATTTAGCAGGTTATTTTTTGTCATAGCAGGTACTTTAATTTTAACGGGCGCCTCTTTAGCTGTATCCGCCCAGTCCAATGATGCACTGTCTGTAGCTAAAAAAGTAGCAGATAAGGTTATTGCTGATACACGTTTTGCTTTTACACTGGTTCCCCAGAAAGATGTACTGGGCCTGCAGGTGATTGATTTCAGAAATTTACAGCCTGCATCAGCACAACAGGTATATGCGAAAAGCCAGCTTACAGCCATCAGCGATACCACTGTAAGTTTTGGCTTAAGTTATGCCGGCAAGCTCAGCATCTGGTTAAACAGAAAACAGGTATACCATGAAGAGAACCCGGTTATTCAAATCCCCAAGGAGATTTCTTATAATCGTTTTACCTTCAATAAAAGTTTTTCTGCACGCTTAAAAAAGGGTGATAACGAAGTAGTGATCTGTTATACACCCGGGGCAAATGCATTGCCTGTCGTATTTCTGATGCCGGCTACAAAAGAGGGCGACCTGGATGCTGCTGCAAAATTCAGCTCAGGAATTAAAGAGGACAATCAAAATACAGCCTGGATGCTTTTAGGTCCAGTTAGCAATACCCGGCTGCCCGAAAAGGGCATGCCGGATTATACAATGGAAAAGGGGAGGGTGCTGACCTGGGCTAAAAGTTCGCAGCGCTTTATTCCTGAACTGGAAACGCCGGCCACGGCGGCCTACCAGCGCGACCCTTATACCGACTGGCATTATTCGCATGGTACAATGGTATGGAGTATCATGGCGCTTGACAACAATGGTAAATACAGTGCCTTTGCCAGGCAGTATATTAATTTTACCCTACGGCAACTGCCTTATTCCGATTATCAGTACAACAATCTGTTTGCCTGGCGCGGCAGTTACCACCGCATATTCAGGCGCACCATGCTGGACGATACCGGGGCACCCGTTTTGCCGTTTGCAGAACAATATTTAAGGGAAAAGGATGACAAGGTAAGAGAATTGGTAATGCCCATAGGAGCTTATGTAGCTAAAGAACAGCTCAGGTTAAAGGATGGTACTTTTTGTCGCCCTGAACCTGTTGAATCAACAGTCTGGGCCGACGATTTGTTTATGAGCGTACCTTTCCTGCTGCAGATGGCAAAGATTACAGCTGATGCTAAATACTACGACGATGCTGCCAAACAGGTATTGAACTTCAGGAAATACCTGCTCGACCCTGCAACGGGTCTGTATAAACATGCCTGGTTTAACCATAGCCAGCAACGCTCGGCCGCTTACTGGGGACGGGCCAATGGCTGGGTGGTATGGGCAACAGCTGAACTGCTTGAAAAATTACCCAAAAACCATCCTGCTTATCAACAGGTACTTCAGAATTTCAGACAGCAGATGAAAGTGCTGATAAGTTACCAGAATAAAAACGGTTTCTGGCACCAGGTACTTGACAGGGCCGATTCGTATGAGGAAACCTCCTGTACGGCCTTATTTACCCTGGCATTGGCCAGGGGGGTAAGACAAGGCTGGTTAAGCCCTGCCTATAAAAAGAATGCGATTGCAGGTTGGCAAGCCGTTAAAACCAAGATTGATGAAAACGGTGTGGTGCAGGGCATTTGCCAGGGAACCGACATTGGTTACGATCAGGAGTTTTATATGAAAAGAAAAACGATAGACAATGATCCGCGCGGTATGGGTGCTGTCATCACTGCGGGAATAGAAATTTCAAAGCTGCAATGA
- a CDS encoding outer membrane beta-barrel protein translates to MMKRLTLMIVLAFTGILSSNAQNTSTGSFRKFRIGLGLEGALPGKGLKDGYSIGAGLTLRAQYNVTPEIGITLASGAIAFIPKDIKNSDAKAALDIPVKLGGKYMITPVFYAMGEIGLSSLRVFYTDAEDKIQSTKGSSSFTYAPGVGLQLGGFDIGIRYEAFENAGFFGTRIGFNF, encoded by the coding sequence ATGATGAAACGACTTACATTAATGATCGTACTGGCCTTTACAGGCATTTTAAGTAGTAACGCACAAAACACCAGCACCGGAAGCTTCAGAAAATTCAGGATAGGCCTTGGCCTGGAAGGTGCTTTACCAGGTAAGGGCTTAAAAGATGGCTATAGCATTGGTGCCGGCTTAACCTTAAGGGCCCAATACAATGTTACACCAGAAATTGGCATCACCCTGGCTTCGGGTGCCATTGCCTTTATTCCTAAAGACATCAAAAATTCTGATGCCAAAGCTGCGCTGGACATTCCTGTAAAACTGGGTGGAAAATACATGATAACCCCTGTTTTTTATGCCATGGGCGAAATTGGCTTAAGCTCCCTCCGTGTGTTTTATACGGATGCTGAAGACAAGATACAAAGCACCAAAGGTTCCAGTTCTTTTACTTATGCACCTGGGGTTGGGTTGCAGCTGGGTGGTTTCGACATCGGCATCAGGTATGAAGCTTTTGAGAACGCCGGTTTTTTCGGAACCAGGATAGGATTTAATTTTTAA
- a CDS encoding tetratricopeptide repeat protein, with protein sequence MKLKRIIVFFSGIALAFAACTADSGNASYLYDMGTDSSAVAPGYTAVHPGAMYTEKAGYGWVNKPTGAFDTLAGKWNNDLNRDGVLGKDSLIFRADVPNGTYLLTLTLGNNKENPLNQSVYFNGGLIADSVITPWYRIPIKSVNRQITISNGKAVVKISSNTLIAVQNIEFRPIGRQNISTATGFEQDTTAAKQTGGDFAAKYLKAAYYYDLGAWSRSAKTSGINFTFRMYLAADMLEQIAASENDPLYDKAIYLLAKIHYWLNREDYDPYHDAEAKKYFTILKTKYPDADLIKMYLGEKIPFEVANNVDLKAAPQWAVNQHEAMQRMLKVIYWWVNEKQEANGELGGKYGDDVEILRWWLPAILGADDAIAKKGYMRLADGVWNSGILERGFAKKIDDVEHSAELFRDTHPSMFMIRYGDPEYIERCLISMQNFGKVWTGLTPSGHRHFKSCYLSATAVLEQAPMNVDVPLNARAVLPGLWAAWYNRNPTLIKLFSEWGNAWVADAARATNGKPAGIMPAAIAFASDGIGTYTGKWYDPGLAYDYYKWESLGHINEMHAQLIGMYGLTKNTAFLKPVDFCYDLMLAAKQEKLPKKPEQGSLDWVKQVLLKGGVDKGDSDNPMADVFAMAGQVRHSNKYDQLIAEHGNPYNKYLISKDMKNIHRGFEEVLGSLRYNFPLLTNEVKYTDRVYVPGSDLLFGMYTGHFGSGYEYPSTVATWKNTGPDMGIFVRGGNAVSARISLYNFGVARTVTMQTWLLEPGVYRLTTGTDSNDDGEIDADRTERMLVLKERVNQVQLQVPSKKLQAVFIEQLKAGPKTDQAADPALSSRDILVSQDTITVKVHNVGNVKARNIRVELWNAREKIGMHTIADIEAPNDLNPRFKTVSFKLPAGKTVSELSVKIFTDQPEITTLNNTASYHLNR encoded by the coding sequence ATGAAGTTAAAAAGAATAATAGTGTTTTTTTCGGGAATTGCACTTGCTTTTGCTGCCTGTACTGCAGACTCCGGTAACGCCAGTTATCTGTACGATATGGGAACCGACAGCTCTGCCGTAGCCCCGGGCTATACTGCCGTTCATCCGGGTGCCATGTACACTGAAAAAGCCGGTTATGGCTGGGTAAACAAGCCAACCGGTGCTTTTGATACCCTTGCCGGTAAATGGAACAACGACCTTAACCGGGATGGGGTTTTGGGTAAGGACAGTCTGATTTTCAGGGCAGACGTTCCCAATGGAACTTATCTTTTAACACTTACCCTGGGCAACAATAAAGAAAATCCTTTAAATCAGTCGGTTTATTTTAACGGAGGTTTGATTGCTGATAGTGTGATTACACCCTGGTACCGCATCCCCATTAAAAGTGTAAACAGGCAAATCACCATCAGCAACGGAAAAGCTGTGGTTAAAATCAGTTCAAATACTTTAATTGCGGTGCAGAATATTGAATTCAGGCCTATAGGCCGGCAAAATATCAGCACAGCTACCGGCTTTGAGCAAGATACTACAGCAGCGAAGCAAACAGGGGGGGATTTTGCAGCCAAATACTTAAAGGCTGCTTATTATTACGACCTGGGTGCATGGTCAAGGTCTGCTAAAACTTCCGGTATCAATTTTACTTTTCGCATGTACCTTGCTGCAGATATGCTGGAACAGATTGCAGCCTCAGAAAATGATCCCCTTTACGATAAAGCCATTTACCTGCTGGCAAAAATCCATTACTGGCTGAACCGGGAAGATTATGACCCTTACCACGACGCCGAGGCTAAAAAATATTTTACCATACTTAAAACGAAATATCCGGATGCAGACCTGATCAAAATGTACCTGGGTGAAAAGATCCCTTTTGAAGTTGCAAATAACGTGGACCTGAAAGCTGCACCGCAATGGGCTGTTAACCAGCACGAGGCCATGCAGCGGATGCTAAAAGTGATTTACTGGTGGGTAAATGAAAAACAGGAAGCCAATGGGGAACTGGGCGGAAAATATGGGGACGATGTAGAAATTTTGCGCTGGTGGCTGCCCGCAATTTTGGGCGCCGATGATGCCATTGCAAAAAAAGGTTATATGCGCCTGGCAGATGGGGTTTGGAACAGCGGTATCCTGGAACGGGGCTTTGCCAAAAAGATAGACGATGTTGAACATTCGGCGGAACTGTTCAGGGATACTCATCCTTCCATGTTTATGATCCGTTATGGCGATCCGGAATACATAGAGCGCTGCCTGATCAGTATGCAGAATTTTGGAAAGGTGTGGACAGGCCTTACACCATCCGGTCACCGTCATTTTAAGTCATGCTACCTTTCTGCAACAGCAGTATTGGAACAGGCCCCCATGAACGTAGACGTGCCTTTAAATGCCAGGGCAGTTTTGCCGGGTTTATGGGCAGCCTGGTATAACCGGAACCCTACCCTGATCAAATTGTTCAGCGAATGGGGGAATGCCTGGGTAGCGGATGCCGCAAGGGCCACAAATGGCAAGCCTGCAGGAATTATGCCTGCAGCAATTGCTTTTGCTAGTGATGGAATAGGGACATATACCGGCAAATGGTACGATCCAGGGCTGGCCTACGATTACTATAAATGGGAAAGCCTGGGCCACATTAATGAAATGCATGCCCAACTGATCGGTATGTATGGGCTCACCAAAAATACAGCTTTTCTGAAACCTGTTGATTTCTGTTATGACCTGATGCTGGCAGCAAAACAAGAAAAGCTGCCAAAAAAACCTGAACAGGGTTCGCTGGACTGGGTAAAACAGGTATTGCTGAAAGGAGGGGTAGATAAAGGCGACTCCGATAACCCCATGGCCGATGTATTTGCTATGGCCGGCCAGGTAAGACACAGCAATAAATATGACCAGCTTATTGCCGAGCATGGAAATCCTTACAACAAATACCTCATCAGTAAAGATATGAAAAATATCCATCGTGGATTTGAGGAAGTATTGGGTTCGTTGAGGTACAACTTTCCCCTTTTAACCAACGAGGTTAAATATACTGACCGGGTCTATGTGCCGGGTAGCGACCTGCTGTTTGGTATGTATACAGGACATTTCGGTTCGGGCTATGAGTACCCTTCAACAGTGGCTACCTGGAAGAATACCGGACCGGATATGGGGATATTTGTGCGTGGCGGTAATGCTGTATCGGCCAGGATTTCTCTGTACAACTTTGGGGTTGCCCGTACTGTAACCATGCAAACCTGGCTGCTGGAACCCGGTGTATACAGATTGACAACAGGTACTGATAGCAATGACGACGGAGAAATAGATGCGGATAGAACCGAGCGTATGCTTGTCCTAAAAGAAAGGGTAAACCAGGTACAATTACAGGTGCCTTCTAAAAAACTTCAGGCAGTGTTTATTGAGCAGCTAAAAGCAGGCCCGAAAACAGATCAGGCTGCGGATCCCGCACTTTCCAGTCGCGATATTTTGGTTAGCCAGGATACAATTACCGTTAAAGTCCATAACGTAGGAAATGTGAAGGCCAGAAACATCAGGGTTGAGCTCTGGAACGCAAGAGAGAAGATCGGCATGCATACCATAGCTGATATTGAAGCACCGAACGATCTTAACCCACGCTTTAAAACCGTCAGCTTTAAGCTTCCTGCGGGTAAAACAGTGTCGGAACTCTCTGTTAAAATATTTACAGACCAGCCCGAAATCACTACCTTAAACAATACGGCGTCTTATCATTTAAACAGGTAA
- a CDS encoding NAD-dependent epimerase/dehydratase family protein — translation MKVILTGATGMVGEGVLLECLENPAVSKVLMVNRKASPVAHPKLEELIVPDFTKPEPYASSLSGYDACFYCAGISSIGMNEEQYTHITYDTTLAFANKLAALNPGMVFTFVSGSSTDSSENGKVMWARVKGKTENALMKLPFKGAYNFRPGFMKPFKGQKNVKAILKPIILIFPLLFPKQCLTLKQVGQAMINAVLKGYPKQILEIADIRELAGN, via the coding sequence ATGAAAGTAATCTTAACCGGTGCAACAGGTATGGTAGGTGAAGGTGTTTTACTTGAATGCCTGGAAAACCCTGCAGTCAGCAAAGTCCTGATGGTAAACCGGAAGGCATCACCGGTAGCACACCCTAAGCTGGAAGAATTGATTGTGCCCGATTTTACGAAACCGGAACCATATGCCAGCAGCCTTAGCGGTTATGACGCCTGCTTTTACTGTGCAGGGATCAGTTCAATCGGGATGAACGAGGAACAGTATACCCATATCACTTACGATACTACACTGGCTTTTGCAAATAAACTGGCAGCCCTGAACCCTGGCATGGTATTCACTTTTGTTTCAGGAAGCAGTACCGACAGTTCTGAAAACGGTAAAGTTATGTGGGCCCGGGTAAAAGGAAAAACAGAAAATGCATTAATGAAACTCCCTTTTAAAGGAGCATATAATTTCAGACCCGGGTTCATGAAACCTTTTAAGGGCCAGAAAAACGTAAAGGCCATTTTAAAACCCATCATTTTAATATTCCCCCTTCTGTTTCCTAAGCAATGCTTAACCCTTAAACAGGTTGGCCAGGCGATGATCAATGCAGTACTGAAAGGGTATCCCAAACAGATACTGGAAATAGCAGACATCAGGGAATTGGCGGGAAACTAA